One part of the Halopenitus persicus genome encodes these proteins:
- the gcvH gene encoding glycine cleavage system protein GcvH, with protein sequence MSFDVPSDRRYLESHEWTTTDDPIRIGISAFAQDELGDVVFVELPDVGESIVAGETFGVVESIKAVSDLYAPISGEVTAVNEDLFNAPELVNEDPYGEGWMVEIDPDDDAFDDLLSADEYREQIE encoded by the coding sequence ATGAGCTTCGACGTCCCTTCCGACCGGCGCTACCTGGAATCGCACGAATGGACCACCACGGACGACCCGATCCGGATCGGGATCTCCGCGTTCGCACAGGACGAGCTCGGCGACGTCGTCTTCGTCGAGCTTCCCGACGTGGGCGAGTCGATCGTCGCCGGCGAGACGTTCGGCGTCGTCGAATCGATCAAGGCCGTCTCCGACCTGTACGCGCCGATCTCCGGCGAGGTCACGGCGGTGAACGAGGACCTCTTCAACGCGCCCGAGCTCGTCAACGAGGACCCTTACGGCGAGGGGTGGATGGTCGAGATCGATCCCGACGACGACGCCTTCGATGACCTGTTGAGCGCCGACGAGTATCGCGAGCAGATCGAGTAG
- a CDS encoding CaiB/BaiF CoA transferase family protein — translation MVGEARSPEGSSGPLSGVTVLDASRVLVGPFCTMQLGDLGAEVIKIERPGEGDQTRGWYPPSFGGGADDPGESAYYVSVNRNKRSVELNLSTDAGAAVFRDLAREADVVVENFRVGTMADWGLGYEDLREVNPELIYCGISGYGEWGPDRDKPAYDIMMQARGGLMSITGIEGGAPVRIGVALADIGAGMYATQAILAALLDRELGDGGGGQKIDVSLLDGQAAWMSYMAANYFASGEAPGRMGSKHPNIAPYQAFETADGYVVVACSSDPFWPPLCAALDRPDLLADDRFETNTKRVRNREALDAELEAEFAELTTEQALDALAEHDVPASHVRDMAEVFDDPQIEARGMRVEMDHPTAGTVEMPGSPMHFSRSPTTYRRHPPLLGEHTTAVLREYGYEDADIERLREAGAIPADGGSGTSGSEADASKPDAE, via the coding sequence ATGGTCGGTGAAGCACGTTCCCCGGAGGGATCCTCCGGGCCGCTGTCAGGCGTGACGGTACTCGACGCCTCGCGCGTCCTCGTCGGTCCCTTCTGTACGATGCAGCTCGGCGACCTCGGCGCCGAGGTGATCAAGATCGAACGCCCGGGAGAAGGCGACCAGACCCGGGGCTGGTACCCGCCGTCCTTCGGCGGCGGGGCGGACGACCCCGGCGAGAGCGCCTACTACGTCAGCGTCAACCGGAACAAGCGGTCCGTCGAGCTGAACCTCTCGACCGACGCAGGCGCGGCGGTCTTCCGTGATCTCGCCCGGGAGGCGGACGTCGTCGTCGAGAACTTCCGGGTCGGCACGATGGCCGATTGGGGGCTCGGCTACGAGGACCTCCGGGAGGTCAATCCCGAGCTGATCTACTGCGGGATCTCGGGATACGGCGAGTGGGGCCCCGACCGCGACAAGCCGGCCTACGACATCATGATGCAGGCGCGGGGCGGGCTGATGAGCATCACCGGCATCGAGGGCGGTGCGCCGGTCCGCATCGGCGTCGCGCTCGCCGACATCGGCGCGGGGATGTACGCCACCCAGGCGATCCTCGCCGCCCTGCTCGACCGGGAGCTCGGCGACGGCGGGGGCGGACAGAAGATCGACGTCAGTCTGCTCGACGGCCAGGCCGCCTGGATGAGCTACATGGCGGCGAACTACTTCGCCTCGGGGGAGGCGCCCGGCCGGATGGGGAGCAAACACCCGAACATCGCCCCCTACCAAGCCTTCGAGACGGCGGACGGCTACGTCGTCGTGGCCTGCTCGTCGGACCCGTTCTGGCCGCCCCTCTGTGCGGCCCTCGACCGGCCCGACCTGCTCGCGGACGACCGCTTCGAGACCAACACCAAGCGCGTGCGCAACCGCGAGGCCCTCGACGCCGAGCTCGAGGCCGAGTTCGCCGAGTTGACGACCGAGCAGGCCCTGGACGCGCTCGCCGAGCACGACGTCCCCGCGAGCCACGTCCGCGACATGGCGGAGGTGTTCGACGACCCCCAGATCGAGGCCCGCGGGATGCGCGTCGAGATGGACCACCCAACTGCCGGCACCGTCGAGATGCCCGGGTCGCCGATGCACTTCTCCCGGTCGCCGACGACCTACCGTCGCCATCCGCCGCTGCTGGGCGAACACACCACGGCCGTGTTGCGCGAGTACGGCTACGAGGACGCCGACATCGAGCGCCTGCGCGAGGCCGGCGCGATCCCGGCGGACGGGGGATCGGGGACGAGCGGATCGGAGGCGGACGCGTCGAAGCCCGACGCGGAATAG